TCTCTCGGTTCGGCCATTCCTCCTTGCAGGATCACGGAACTCTGGCAACTCACGAAAACATCGTCGTTCCTTCGCACCTCCGCCGTCAGGTATGCAATGCGCTTTCCGGCGCGGACGACCTGCGCCAGCACTTCGTATTCTTCCTGCATGGCGGGGCGGTGATAGGTCGTCTGGAGATTGATCGACGCGAACTTGCGCGCTCCCGCCAGGCTGGCGATGGCGGCGGCCATGATCTGGTCGCACACGGCGCCGACGAATCCGCCCTGGACGACGCCGTTTCCGTTCAGGAAGCCGCCCGGCGGGCGCCACAGCCCTTTCGCGGCGCCGTCGCG
This DNA window, taken from Thauera sp. K11, encodes the following:
- a CDS encoding PaaI family thioesterase, which gives rise to MNAPAEFRDELRSVVDSPAMHALEVRLEYARDGAAKGLWRPPGGFLNGNGVVQGGFVGAVCDQIMAAAIASLAGARKFASINLQTTYHRPAMQEEYEVLAQVVRAGKRIAYLTAEVRRNDDVFVSCQSSVILQGGMAEPRDAD